In Sphingobacterium zeae, one genomic interval encodes:
- a CDS encoding single-stranded DNA-binding protein: MSGVNKVILVGHLGKDPEIRYLEGNVSVASFPLATSETYNKDGKRVEQTEWHNIVMWRGLADVAVKYLTKGKLVYIEGRLRTRTYEDKEGIRRYATEVVAETFTLLGRKSDFEPNTGTASGNTSNTQAQKGGR; this comes from the coding sequence ATGTCAGGAGTTAACAAAGTCATTTTAGTGGGACATCTTGGAAAAGATCCCGAAATTCGTTATTTAGAAGGCAATGTCTCTGTTGCCAGTTTTCCATTGGCAACATCAGAAACCTATAATAAAGATGGAAAAAGGGTGGAGCAAACCGAATGGCACAATATTGTAATGTGGCGAGGTCTGGCTGACGTAGCTGTGAAATATCTAACAAAAGGGAAGTTAGTTTATATTGAAGGCCGATTAAGGACGCGTACTTATGAGGATAAGGAAGGTATTAGACGATACGCTACGGAGGTGGTTGCAGAAACTTTTACACTTTTAGGTCGTAAATCAGATTTTGAGCCGAACACTGGTACAGCTTCGGGTAATACATCCAATACGCAGGCACAAAAGGGTGGAAGATAA
- a CDS encoding LptE family protein, translating into MKTVNIQYFENIAPLVYPTLSQNFTEALKERIRNQSRLSQVNQDGDANFEGFITEYTISPAAVEAGTDRAAMNRLTITVKVTYHNKINPKDDFEQPFTRFKEFAGNLQSAQEETLGKEIIQMLTEDIYNKAFANW; encoded by the coding sequence ATGAAAACAGTTAATATTCAATATTTCGAAAACATTGCTCCATTAGTTTACCCGACATTGAGTCAGAATTTTACGGAGGCACTTAAAGAGCGTATTCGTAATCAGTCTCGATTGAGTCAGGTGAACCAGGATGGTGATGCAAACTTTGAGGGATTTATCACCGAGTATACGATAAGTCCTGCTGCTGTTGAAGCGGGGACTGATCGTGCTGCTATGAATAGATTGACGATCACAGTCAAAGTGACTTATCATAATAAAATTAACCCGAAGGACGATTTTGAACAGCCATTTACACGTTTTAAAGAGTTCGCTGGAAACCTTCAGAGTGCACAGGAAGAGACTTTGGGTAAGGAAATTATTCAAATGCTAACGGAAGATATATACAATAAAGCTTTTGCTAATTGGTAA
- the pheS gene encoding phenylalanine--tRNA ligase subunit alpha: protein MLQDRITQYTEEIKAFSPTSSADVENFRLRFLVSKGIVKNLFDEFKTVTPEEKRTLGKVLNEFKQLAENTFKEAQEKFGTGEKQKSEQFEGDLTLPGQGFQLGSRHPISLVRKEIVEIFKKLGFVVSEGPEIEDDWHNFSALNFPPEHPARDMQDTFFIKKQEGNDITLRTHTSSVQVRLMEAGQPPFRAIMPGRVYRNEAISARAHCFFHQVEGLYVDENVSFADLKQTLYHFVQEMYGEGTKVRFRPSYFPFTEPSAEMDISCTICKGAGCNLCKYSGWVEILGCGMVDPNVLDNCGIDSKKYAGFAFGMGIERITNLKYVIKDLRLFSENDTRFLAQFETELI from the coding sequence ATGTTGCAAGATAGAATTACGCAGTATACTGAGGAAATTAAGGCATTTTCGCCAACTTCTTCAGCCGATGTAGAAAATTTCAGATTGAGGTTTTTGGTTTCCAAAGGGATTGTGAAGAATCTTTTTGATGAATTCAAAACGGTTACACCTGAAGAGAAACGTACTTTGGGTAAAGTGTTGAACGAATTTAAGCAGTTGGCAGAAAATACGTTTAAGGAAGCACAAGAAAAATTCGGAACTGGAGAGAAGCAAAAATCCGAACAGTTTGAGGGCGATTTAACTTTACCGGGGCAGGGTTTTCAGCTGGGATCTAGACATCCAATCTCCTTGGTTCGTAAAGAAATCGTTGAAATTTTCAAGAAATTAGGTTTTGTTGTTTCAGAAGGCCCAGAAATCGAAGACGACTGGCACAACTTCTCGGCCTTAAATTTCCCTCCTGAGCATCCTGCGCGTGATATGCAAGATACGTTCTTTATTAAGAAACAGGAAGGTAATGATATTACTTTAAGGACGCATACTTCTTCCGTTCAGGTACGTTTAATGGAAGCTGGTCAACCTCCGTTCCGTGCCATTATGCCGGGTCGTGTTTATAGAAATGAGGCTATTTCGGCACGTGCGCACTGTTTCTTTCATCAGGTGGAAGGTTTGTATGTAGACGAAAATGTCTCTTTTGCTGATTTGAAACAAACTTTATATCATTTTGTCCAAGAAATGTACGGTGAAGGTACTAAAGTACGTTTCCGTCCTTCATATTTTCCTTTTACGGAGCCTTCGGCAGAAATGGATATTTCTTGTACCATTTGTAAAGGTGCTGGATGTAATCTGTGTAAATACTCTGGCTGGGTAGAGATTCTAGGTTGTGGTATGGTGGACCCTAATGTGCTGGATAATTGTGGTATTGATAGTAAAAAATACGCGGGTTTTGCATTTGGTATGGGTATCGAACGTATCACTAATCTGAAATATGTAATTAAGGACTTGCGTCTTTTCTCTGAGAACGACACTCGTTTCTTAGCTCAATTTGAGACGGAATTAATATAA
- the mutY gene encoding A/G-specific adenine glycosylase, translated as MIFGEELQAWYQEHKRDLPWRETHDAYKIWLSEIILQQTRVEQGMPYYYRFVERFNTVVDFANADEDDILHLWQGLGYYSRGRNMHKAARIVRDQYNGIFPVDYKTLLSLPGVGEYTAAAISSFANNEAQAVLDGNVFRVLARYYGIETPINSTEGKKVFAAIAKENLDHNHPAQYNQAIMDFGAIHCKPKQPLCEQCVFRLSCYAFTRGEVNQLPVKLKGKGSRDRYFNYFILKNSDHLLMSKRGEGDVWQNLYEFPLLESDHTMDIIDILNDKWFVSYFGQDADLSILQQQTKHILSHQNIYATFFEVRLKGDLIQKKSNWDYVILKDLDKLAKHKLIFTFLERSNF; from the coding sequence ATGATATTTGGTGAAGAATTGCAAGCATGGTATCAAGAGCATAAGCGAGATCTACCATGGAGAGAAACACATGATGCGTACAAAATATGGCTTTCGGAGATTATTTTGCAACAGACGCGGGTGGAGCAGGGCATGCCGTACTATTATCGTTTTGTGGAGCGATTCAATACCGTAGTCGATTTTGCAAATGCGGATGAAGACGACATTCTTCACCTCTGGCAAGGCTTGGGGTATTACTCCAGGGGGAGGAATATGCATAAAGCCGCTCGAATTGTCCGGGATCAATATAATGGGATTTTTCCAGTGGATTATAAGACCCTACTAAGCCTTCCTGGCGTAGGGGAGTACACTGCTGCAGCGATATCTTCTTTTGCTAATAATGAAGCTCAGGCTGTTTTGGACGGGAACGTGTTTCGCGTACTTGCACGCTATTATGGAATAGAAACTCCCATTAATTCAACGGAAGGGAAAAAGGTTTTCGCGGCGATAGCGAAAGAAAATCTGGATCACAATCATCCTGCCCAATATAACCAGGCTATTATGGATTTTGGTGCGATCCATTGTAAGCCTAAGCAACCGCTTTGCGAGCAATGTGTGTTTCGCCTTTCTTGCTACGCCTTTACACGCGGCGAGGTCAATCAATTGCCTGTAAAGCTTAAAGGCAAAGGAAGCAGAGATAGATATTTCAATTATTTTATTTTAAAGAACAGCGATCATCTTCTGATGTCTAAACGCGGTGAAGGTGATGTTTGGCAAAATTTGTATGAGTTTCCACTATTAGAATCTGATCATACGATGGATATTATTGATATTCTGAACGATAAGTGGTTTGTGTCTTATTTTGGGCAAGACGCTGACCTGAGCATCTTGCAGCAGCAGACTAAGCATATTTTAAGTCATCAGAATATTTATGCCACATTTTTTGAAGTGCGGTTAAAAGGTGATTTAATTCAAAAAAAATCAAATTGGGATTATGTAATTCTAAAAGATTTAGATAAATTAGCTAAACACAAGTTGATCTTTACTTTTTTGGAAAGGTCAAATTTTTAA
- a CDS encoding co-chaperone GroES: MALSIKPIGDRVVVEAAPAEEKTASGLYIPDTAKEKPSQGTVVAVGTGKVDEPLTVKVGDKVLYGKYAGTEITYEGKEYLIMRESDIYAVI, encoded by the coding sequence ATGGCATTAAGTATCAAACCTATCGGAGACAGAGTAGTAGTAGAAGCTGCTCCAGCAGAAGAAAAAACAGCTTCAGGGTTGTATATCCCCGATACAGCAAAAGAAAAACCATCTCAAGGTACAGTAGTTGCTGTAGGTACAGGTAAAGTTGACGAACCGTTAACTGTGAAAGTTGGTGACAAAGTATTATACGGAAAATACGCAGGTACTGAAATTACTTACGAAGGAAAAGAGTACTTAATTATGCGTGAGTCTGATATTTACGCAGTCATCTAA
- a CDS encoding OmpA family protein, producing the protein MKMNRKLAVFGLTVATSAMLFGSCSTIQNTNNATKGGVIGGVAGGALGALIGGKAGNTAIGTLAGAAIGGAAGVLIGKKMDKQAAEISKTVEGAEVTQSAEGIVVKFDSGILFDFNKSDLKASAKDNIANLVTTLNKEQGTEILVIGHTDNVGTLAANEKVSLDRANSVRAFAVSKGLASSRIRTEGRNFSEPIASNDTEAGRAQNRRVEIVIVAGDQMKKEAKQQAGQ; encoded by the coding sequence ATGAAAATGAATAGAAAATTGGCTGTATTTGGTTTGACGGTTGCAACCTCAGCTATGTTATTTGGAAGTTGTTCTACCATTCAAAATACGAATAATGCAACTAAAGGGGGAGTCATTGGTGGTGTTGCCGGTGGTGCATTGGGTGCATTAATCGGGGGTAAAGCCGGTAATACGGCAATTGGTACTTTGGCCGGTGCTGCAATTGGTGGTGCTGCTGGTGTATTGATTGGTAAAAAAATGGATAAGCAAGCAGCCGAGATCTCGAAAACTGTTGAAGGAGCCGAAGTGACGCAGTCTGCAGAAGGTATCGTAGTTAAGTTTGACTCAGGTATTTTATTCGACTTTAATAAATCAGACCTTAAGGCATCTGCCAAAGATAATATTGCAAATTTGGTTACTACATTGAATAAAGAACAGGGTACTGAAATTTTGGTTATCGGACATACCGATAACGTTGGAACACTGGCTGCAAATGAAAAGGTATCTTTGGACCGTGCGAATTCAGTGCGTGCTTTTGCAGTATCCAAAGGTTTGGCTTCATCACGTATCCGTACAGAAGGCAGAAATTTCTCTGAGCCGATTGCAAGTAATGATACAGAAGCTGGACGTGCGCAAAACCGTCGGGTAGAGATCGTCATCGTCGCGGGTGATCAAATGAAAAAAGAAGCGAAGCAACAAGCAGGACAATAA
- the secG gene encoding preprotein translocase subunit SecG — MQGLLIGLIILASIILAFLVLIQNPKGGGLSSGFSGGTNLMGVKRTGDILEKGTWIMVIAIMVFSLGVNIIGTSPSTSKGGLGGQIEAPAQQGPLNLGTGQNPAAAPAGQEQTAPAQSQEKVPATAPTAKPAEEAKK, encoded by the coding sequence ATGCAAGGATTATTAATCGGTCTAATCATATTGGCTAGTATTATTTTAGCGTTTTTGGTTTTAATCCAAAATCCAAAAGGAGGAGGTTTATCATCTGGTTTTTCGGGTGGAACGAATCTTATGGGTGTAAAACGTACAGGTGACATTTTGGAAAAAGGTACTTGGATCATGGTTATTGCCATCATGGTATTTAGTTTGGGTGTAAATATTATTGGAACATCTCCAAGCACATCCAAAGGAGGATTGGGGGGGCAAATTGAAGCGCCTGCTCAACAAGGTCCATTGAACTTAGGTACTGGACAAAATCCTGCTGCTGCTCCTGCTGGACAAGAGCAAACAGCTCCGGCTCAATCTCAGGAAAAAGTACCTGCAACAGCGCCTACCGCTAAACCGGCAGAAGAGGCTAAAAAATAG
- a CDS encoding TetR/AcrR family transcriptional regulator yields the protein MEPDHIIESIKRTARELFRQNGYHKTSVNTLAKKANIAKATVYKYFDSKEMILHAILMDYLRASLQDILKTTKYEDDMASFLGFTILRVSRLTYTVCNELIGWEFIRESANAQEYLKTLSEDLEFLLLSTFIQNEKINEAISEEKLTFLIKSSKSIVFSFAFTAVSDADVRKNFISFQKEILPYLVQATVQ from the coding sequence ATGGAACCAGATCATATCATTGAATCAATAAAAAGAACGGCACGGGAGCTTTTTCGTCAGAATGGTTATCATAAGACCAGTGTGAATACTTTGGCGAAAAAGGCCAACATAGCGAAAGCTACTGTGTACAAATATTTTGATAGCAAAGAAATGATTTTGCATGCCATCTTGATGGACTATCTTCGTGCGAGCTTGCAGGATATTTTAAAAACGACCAAATATGAAGATGATATGGCTTCCTTTTTGGGCTTTACGATTTTGCGGGTAAGTCGACTTACCTATACTGTTTGCAATGAGTTGATCGGATGGGAGTTTATTCGGGAGTCTGCGAATGCTCAGGAATACCTAAAAACGCTTTCAGAAGATTTGGAGTTTCTGCTCTTAAGTACATTCATCCAAAATGAAAAAATTAATGAAGCGATTAGTGAAGAGAAGTTAACCTTTCTGATTAAATCCAGTAAAAGTATTGTGTTTTCATTTGCGTTTACTGCGGTTTCGGATGCTGATGTGCGTAAAAATTTCATTTCCTTTCAGAAGGAAATCCTGCCTTACCTTGTTCAGGCAACTGTTCAATAA
- a CDS encoding DUF6691 family protein — protein sequence MKALKFILIGILFGIILYKSEAASWYRIYEMFQFRSFHMYGIIGTALTTAIIIVQIIKRKQIKDSHGAHITFADKDKSITRYLVGGTIFGLGWALTGACPGPMFALIGAGYWTIGIVLLFALLGTWIYGILRNKLPH from the coding sequence ATGAAAGCGTTAAAATTCATATTAATAGGCATATTATTTGGCATTATCTTATACAAGTCGGAAGCAGCATCATGGTACAGAATATACGAAATGTTTCAATTTCGCTCCTTTCACATGTATGGTATCATTGGAACAGCGCTAACAACAGCCATTATTATTGTACAGATCATTAAAAGGAAACAAATTAAGGACAGCCACGGAGCGCACATTACCTTTGCAGATAAAGATAAAAGCATTACCCGGTATCTGGTGGGCGGCACAATCTTTGGTTTGGGCTGGGCGCTGACTGGTGCTTGCCCAGGCCCCATGTTTGCTTTGATCGGGGCCGGTTACTGGACGATTGGCATTGTACTATTGTTTGCCTTATTGGGTACATGGATTTACGGTATCTTGCGCAACAAATTGCCCCATTGA
- the rlmD gene encoding 23S rRNA (uracil(1939)-C(5))-methyltransferase RlmD translates to MSRRIPQDKKFLKDIAIIDIAEEGRGVGKTEDLVLFVEKAVPGDVVDVELMRKKKNFAEARVTALKEASSYRVNPFCEHFGVCGGCKWQHMTYDAQLKFKQQSVDNALSRIGKVDTAAMEPILGSVQTEYYRNKLEYTFSNKKWLTSVDEDASVLEMNALGFHVPGRFDKILDIDHCHLQEDPSNEIRNSIRDFALGQGITFYDLREHTGVLRNLIIRISSTGEMMVIVVFAYPEEGQVELLMNDVKEKFPQITSLLYIVNQKRNDTIFDQDIHIYAGRDFIYEEMEGLRYKVGPKSFYQTNSAQAYELYKITRDFAGLNGDELVYDLYTGAGTIANFVAKQARVVVGVEYVPTAIEDAQVNSSINNITNTKFYAGDMKDVLTPSFIAEHGKPDVVITDPPRAGMHADVVARLLEMESPRIVYVSCNAATQARDLLLLAEKYEVKRIKPVDMFPHTQHVENVVLLELKKL, encoded by the coding sequence ATGAGTAGAAGAATTCCGCAAGATAAAAAGTTCTTGAAAGATATTGCCATCATTGATATTGCCGAAGAGGGTAGAGGTGTTGGAAAAACCGAAGATTTGGTTTTGTTTGTTGAAAAAGCTGTTCCGGGAGATGTTGTTGACGTGGAGCTTATGCGCAAGAAAAAGAATTTTGCAGAAGCTCGGGTAACTGCTTTAAAAGAAGCCTCATCCTATCGTGTAAATCCTTTTTGCGAGCACTTTGGAGTTTGTGGCGGATGTAAGTGGCAGCATATGACCTATGATGCTCAATTGAAATTTAAGCAACAGTCTGTCGATAATGCTTTATCGCGTATTGGGAAGGTTGATACTGCTGCTATGGAACCTATATTAGGGTCGGTGCAAACGGAATATTATAGGAATAAATTAGAGTACACTTTTTCAAACAAAAAGTGGTTGACTTCTGTGGATGAAGATGCGTCTGTATTGGAAATGAATGCTTTGGGATTTCACGTGCCGGGACGTTTTGATAAAATTTTAGATATTGATCATTGTCATCTGCAAGAAGACCCTTCAAATGAAATTCGCAATTCAATTCGTGATTTTGCACTTGGCCAAGGCATTACTTTCTACGATTTGCGTGAGCATACAGGTGTTTTGCGTAATTTGATTATCCGCATTTCTTCTACTGGCGAGATGATGGTGATCGTTGTTTTTGCTTATCCGGAAGAGGGGCAGGTCGAATTGCTGATGAATGATGTCAAAGAAAAGTTTCCACAAATCACTTCGCTATTATATATTGTCAATCAGAAACGCAACGATACGATCTTTGATCAAGACATACATATCTACGCCGGACGTGATTTCATTTATGAAGAGATGGAAGGATTACGGTATAAAGTTGGACCTAAATCTTTCTATCAAACGAATTCTGCGCAAGCTTATGAGTTATATAAAATCACCCGTGATTTTGCCGGTCTGAATGGCGATGAATTGGTATATGATTTGTATACGGGTGCTGGTACGATAGCAAATTTTGTTGCTAAGCAAGCCCGAGTAGTTGTGGGTGTAGAGTACGTTCCTACAGCTATTGAAGATGCACAAGTCAATTCATCCATCAATAATATTACGAATACAAAGTTCTACGCTGGAGATATGAAGGATGTTTTGACCCCTTCCTTCATTGCCGAACATGGTAAACCTGATGTGGTGATTACAGACCCGCCACGTGCAGGAATGCATGCTGATGTTGTGGCACGTTTGTTGGAAATGGAATCTCCGCGTATCGTATATGTAAGTTGTAATGCTGCTACGCAGGCGAGAGATCTTCTGTTGTTAGCGGAGAAATATGAGGTAAAGCGTATTAAACCGGTGGACATGTTTCCGCATACGCAACATGTTGAGAATGTCGTTTTATTGGAATTGAAAAAGTTATAG
- a CDS encoding YeeE/YedE family protein has translation MLLEYIKQPWPWYISGPLIALVMYLLLKQGKDFGMSNNLRTMCTVLGAGKTSSFFRFDWKTQSWNLLLVLGTVIGGFIAHYFLDDGTPTQIHAKSVADLKELGIIDHIQGYLPESIFVFNGSLFQFLILSIGGILIGFGTRYAGGCSSGHAISGLSNFQIPSLIAVIGFFLGGIIMIHFLFPLIFA, from the coding sequence ATGTTATTGGAATACATCAAACAACCGTGGCCCTGGTATATTTCAGGTCCTTTAATTGCACTGGTCATGTACCTTCTGCTCAAACAGGGTAAGGATTTTGGCATGTCCAACAATTTACGTACAATGTGCACTGTACTAGGTGCAGGCAAAACTTCATCTTTTTTTAGGTTCGACTGGAAGACACAATCCTGGAATCTTCTGCTGGTACTCGGAACCGTTATCGGAGGTTTTATCGCACATTATTTTCTCGACGACGGCACACCAACACAAATCCATGCAAAAAGTGTGGCAGATCTGAAAGAACTGGGTATTATCGACCATATACAAGGTTACCTACCCGAATCCATTTTTGTTTTTAACGGATCTCTGTTTCAATTCCTAATTTTAAGTATCGGCGGCATATTAATCGGCTTTGGAACGCGGTATGCTGGCGGCTGCTCTTCTGGACATGCCATTTCAGGACTCAGCAACTTCCAGATTCCATCGTTGATCGCTGTAATCGGCTTCTTCCTAGGTGGAATAATCATGATCCATTTTTTATTTCCCTTAATCTTTGCATAA
- the miaB gene encoding tRNA (N6-isopentenyl adenosine(37)-C2)-methylthiotransferase MiaB has product MLDLTHTTKEHDESRQGEALLLEQDPTLSTGRKLYIESYGCQMNFSDSEIVASILLDKGFETTKNYQEADVVFINTCSIRENAEQRVRNRLKEFEAAKAKNPGMIVGVLGCMAERLKSKFLEEEKLVDVVVGPDAYRDLPNLIDQVDDGAKAVNVLLSREETYADINPVRLNSNGVTAFISIMRGCDNMCSFCVVPFTRGRERSRDPQSIVQEAQDLFNAGYKEVTLLGQNVDSYKYTAPVAEGDVPSETVTFATLLTMVAEISPLLRVRFSTSHPKDITDEVLYAIASHENICNYIHLPVQSGNSRVLELMNRTYDRAWYMERVDAIRRIIPECAISTDVITGFCTETEEEHQDTLSMMDYVKYDFAYMFAYSERPGTLAAKRYADDIPEDIKKRRLTEVINKQRDHSLYRYQQFVGKVCKVLIEGFSKRSEFDFCGRNDQNALVVFPIDPRFKQGDYVNVLVESCTSATLLGKIVD; this is encoded by the coding sequence ATGCTAGATTTAACACATACCACGAAGGAACACGACGAATCTCGTCAGGGTGAGGCATTATTATTGGAACAGGATCCGACTTTAAGTACTGGACGTAAACTTTATATTGAAAGTTACGGTTGCCAGATGAATTTTTCGGATAGTGAGATTGTTGCTTCTATTTTGTTGGATAAAGGATTTGAGACGACCAAGAATTATCAGGAAGCTGATGTTGTTTTTATTAATACCTGTTCGATCCGCGAGAATGCCGAACAACGCGTTCGTAACCGGTTAAAGGAGTTTGAAGCTGCTAAAGCAAAGAATCCTGGAATGATCGTTGGTGTATTAGGGTGCATGGCCGAGCGTCTAAAGTCGAAGTTTTTGGAAGAAGAAAAATTGGTTGATGTTGTGGTGGGGCCAGATGCTTATCGTGATTTGCCTAATTTGATTGATCAGGTTGACGATGGCGCTAAAGCCGTAAATGTTTTATTATCAAGAGAGGAAACCTATGCTGATATCAATCCAGTTCGTTTGAATTCAAATGGCGTCACCGCTTTTATTTCAATTATGCGCGGTTGTGATAATATGTGTTCTTTCTGTGTTGTTCCTTTCACACGGGGCCGCGAACGTAGTCGTGATCCGCAGTCTATTGTGCAGGAAGCTCAAGATCTTTTTAATGCGGGCTATAAGGAAGTTACGTTGTTAGGACAAAATGTCGATTCCTATAAATATACTGCTCCAGTAGCAGAAGGCGATGTTCCTAGCGAAACTGTCACTTTTGCTACTTTGCTTACGATGGTTGCAGAAATCAGCCCACTTCTGCGTGTTCGTTTTTCAACTTCTCATCCAAAAGATATTACAGATGAGGTATTGTATGCGATAGCATCACATGAAAATATCTGTAATTATATTCACTTGCCCGTACAGTCCGGGAATTCCAGAGTATTGGAATTGATGAACCGTACGTATGATCGCGCGTGGTATATGGAGCGTGTCGATGCAATTCGTCGTATTATACCGGAATGTGCTATTTCTACCGATGTCATTACTGGTTTCTGCACGGAAACGGAAGAAGAACATCAGGATACACTTTCTATGATGGACTATGTGAAATATGATTTCGCTTATATGTTTGCTTATTCGGAAAGACCGGGCACATTGGCGGCGAAAAGATATGCAGATGATATTCCTGAAGATATTAAAAAACGGCGTTTGACGGAAGTTATCAATAAACAACGCGATCATAGTTTGTATCGTTATCAACAATTTGTTGGGAAAGTCTGTAAGGTACTCATTGAAGGATTTTCAAAACGATCTGAGTTCGATTTTTGTGGACGTAACGACCAAAATGCATTAGTTGTTTTTCCAATAGATCCTCGATTTAAACAAGGTGACTATGTGAATGTGCTTGTTGAATCATGTACTTCTGCGACGCTGTTAGGAAAAATTGTTGATTAA
- a CDS encoding sigma-54 interaction domain-containing protein, which translates to MDNQDIKNRFGIIGNSPLLNRAIDIARQVAPTDISVLIQGESGSGKEVFSHIIHQLSSRKHGPFIAVNCGAIPEGTIDSELFGHEKGSFTGAHEARKGYFEVVDGGTIFLDEVGELPLGTQARLLRVLESGEYIRVGSSKVQKTNVRVVAATNVNVFEAVQKGRFREDLYYRLNTVPLRVPSLRERPEDVNLLFRKFIVDFSEKYRTPGVQLTDDAQNMLRNYSWPGNVRQLKNVAEQIAVLEKERVVDAYTLQNYLPNESRTSLPAVVPSNNGGKEDFSERDLLYKVLFDMKKDMVDLKKLVVELIQKGVDSSTFDQNSPYINQLYQEIEPHLKSEPENYTTPTLTIHSPANAANVLKNPVSKDDYLQDAEEVEESLSLVDKESDLIKKALKKHRGKRKAAAQELGISERTLYRKIKDLNLD; encoded by the coding sequence ATGGATAACCAAGATATAAAGAATAGATTTGGAATTATCGGTAATTCGCCATTGTTGAATCGGGCAATTGATATTGCGCGGCAAGTGGCTCCGACAGATATTTCCGTATTAATACAAGGTGAGAGTGGTAGTGGTAAAGAAGTTTTTTCGCATATTATCCATCAATTGAGTTCACGTAAGCATGGCCCCTTTATTGCGGTCAACTGTGGGGCTATACCAGAAGGAACTATTGACTCCGAGTTATTTGGTCATGAAAAAGGCTCTTTTACGGGTGCGCATGAAGCTCGAAAGGGTTATTTTGAAGTCGTTGACGGTGGAACGATTTTTTTAGATGAGGTTGGTGAGTTACCTTTGGGTACGCAAGCACGATTGTTACGTGTGCTGGAGTCCGGTGAGTATATAAGGGTCGGGTCATCCAAAGTGCAGAAAACAAATGTTCGTGTAGTTGCCGCTACAAATGTGAATGTTTTTGAAGCTGTACAAAAAGGTAGATTTCGCGAAGATCTTTATTATCGTTTAAATACTGTACCCTTACGTGTGCCCTCTTTGCGTGAGCGTCCTGAAGATGTCAACTTGTTATTTCGTAAGTTCATTGTGGACTTTTCTGAAAAGTACCGTACTCCGGGCGTGCAACTGACGGACGATGCTCAGAATATGCTACGCAACTATAGTTGGCCTGGAAATGTGCGTCAACTGAAAAATGTTGCCGAACAAATTGCTGTTTTGGAGAAAGAACGTGTTGTAGATGCGTATACGCTTCAAAATTATTTGCCCAATGAATCCCGGACGAGCCTCCCAGCAGTAGTTCCGTCAAATAATGGGGGGAAGGAGGATTTTTCAGAAAGAGATTTGCTGTATAAAGTTTTATTTGATATGAAGAAAGATATGGTTGATCTGAAAAAACTGGTGGTTGAATTAATTCAGAAGGGCGTTGATTCTAGCACGTTTGATCAAAATTCTCCATACATTAATCAATTGTATCAAGAGATTGAGCCACATTTGAAATCGGAGCCGGAAAATTATACAACACCGACTTTGACGATACATTCGCCGGCAAATGCTGCAAATGTGCTGAAAAATCCGGTTTCAAAGGATGACTATCTGCAGGATGCAGAAGAGGTGGAAGAATCTTTATCACTTGTAGATAAGGAATCTGATTTAATCAAGAAGGCGTTGAAAAAACACCGTGGTAAACGTAAAGCTGCTGCACAAGAGTTGGGAATTTCTGAAAGAACTTTGTATAGAAAGATTAAAGACTTAAATTTAGATTAG